A DNA window from Candidatus Protochlamydia naegleriophila contains the following coding sequences:
- a CDS encoding DUF2231 domain-containing protein, with the protein MKFKFYFISLFLLCSAVLFSHEGHQHADALMLSAPETTMNLHEGGLIGWILWLGHLHLVFLHFPIALIIMTVVAEILFFWHDSFLFDHAARFMITAAAILAPITALFGFALGFGQFYEGSMNDIYAWHRYFGVVTAILALWAATLREHYARGKSESLKSYYTCLFFAFLVVNLTGLFGGILAFGFPL; encoded by the coding sequence ATGAAGTTTAAATTCTATTTTATCAGCTTGTTTCTTTTGTGCAGCGCAGTCCTCTTTTCCCATGAAGGACATCAGCATGCTGATGCATTAATGCTATCAGCTCCAGAAACAACCATGAACCTGCATGAGGGAGGATTGATTGGATGGATTTTATGGCTCGGACATCTCCATCTTGTCTTTCTTCATTTTCCCATTGCCTTAATCATTATGACAGTCGTGGCTGAGATCCTCTTTTTTTGGCATGACAGTTTCTTATTCGACCATGCAGCTCGCTTTATGATTACGGCAGCTGCCATCCTCGCCCCCATTACAGCTCTGTTTGGCTTTGCTTTGGGATTTGGACAGTTCTACGAGGGATCGATGAACGATATCTATGCTTGGCACCGCTACTTTGGAGTCGTCACGGCCATTCTCGCCCTTTGGGCTGCAACGCTTCGCGAACACTATGCACGCGGCAAAAGCGAAAGCTTAAAGTCTTATTATACCTGCTTGTTTTTTGCTTTTCTCGTTGTCAATTTAACCGGTCTGTTCGGTGGCATTCTGGCTTTTGGCTTCCCGCTTTAG
- a CDS encoding NAD+ synthase — protein sequence MRILVAQINPTIADLAGNTQRILQAIERGRRQGANLILLPELALSGYPPEDFLLLPHFMEAVETHLNHIVSASSGVCVIVGLPRRNPHHMEKILYNSAAIIQDQQLLGYVDKALLPTYDVFDERRYFEPGEPSKIWTLQGHKVAITICEDLWQHSGFLQSTHYRRDPILEFQGQNPSLLLNLSASPYSVSKFHTRLQVCLTAAKTLHCPVILCNQVGGNDSLIFDGYSVFVNERGLIQCAKGFKEDDLLIDLAKPDAGQLHVDHHVLNDLYHALVLGMHDYFKKLGFKKACLGLSGGIDSALVACLAAEALGPENVLAVCMPSRYSSPDSARDAALLAKRLGINYKEVSIESPFESYLELLKPEFAGQAEDITEENLQARIRGMLLMAFSNKFGYIVLSTSNKSEFAMGYSTLYGDMCGGLAVLSDVTKQQIYALAEWINRHEEIIPWNTIRRPPSAELRHDQKDSDSLPDYAIVDHVLQAYVEDHRSPQWIADHFQYPLPLVEELIKKIHNNEYKRRQAPPGLRVSEKAFSVGRRFPIVQRWM from the coding sequence ATGCGTATTTTAGTCGCACAAATTAATCCAACCATTGCAGATCTGGCAGGTAATACTCAGCGCATTTTACAAGCTATTGAAAGGGGGCGCAGGCAAGGAGCTAATTTAATCCTCTTGCCAGAGCTTGCTTTAAGCGGCTATCCTCCAGAAGATTTTCTTTTGCTTCCTCACTTTATGGAAGCTGTTGAAACGCATTTGAATCACATTGTTTCGGCTTCGAGCGGTGTTTGCGTTATTGTTGGTTTGCCTAGGCGCAATCCTCATCATATGGAAAAAATTTTGTACAATAGCGCTGCTATTATTCAGGACCAACAGCTGCTCGGTTATGTCGATAAGGCGCTATTGCCAACCTATGATGTTTTTGATGAGAGGCGCTATTTTGAACCAGGTGAACCTTCTAAAATTTGGACTCTACAGGGCCATAAGGTGGCAATTACTATTTGCGAGGATCTTTGGCAGCATAGCGGTTTTTTGCAATCGACTCATTATCGCAGGGATCCGATTCTCGAGTTTCAAGGGCAAAATCCTTCACTACTGCTCAATTTATCGGCATCTCCCTACAGCGTTTCTAAGTTTCATACCCGTTTACAAGTCTGTTTAACGGCTGCAAAGACCCTCCATTGCCCAGTTATCCTTTGCAATCAAGTCGGCGGCAATGACAGTTTAATTTTTGATGGCTATAGCGTGTTTGTCAATGAGCGAGGCCTCATCCAGTGTGCTAAGGGATTTAAAGAGGATGATTTACTTATTGATCTTGCCAAGCCGGATGCTGGGCAGCTTCACGTCGATCACCACGTCTTAAACGATCTCTATCATGCCCTTGTACTTGGGATGCACGATTATTTTAAAAAACTTGGATTTAAAAAAGCATGTCTTGGACTCTCTGGTGGGATTGATTCTGCGCTTGTGGCTTGCCTTGCAGCCGAAGCCTTAGGGCCAGAAAATGTGCTGGCTGTCTGCATGCCTTCGCGCTATTCTTCTCCTGACAGTGCAAGAGATGCCGCTCTTCTTGCCAAGAGGCTCGGAATAAACTATAAGGAGGTTTCCATAGAATCTCCTTTTGAAAGTTATCTAGAGCTTCTCAAACCAGAGTTTGCCGGGCAGGCTGAGGATATCACTGAAGAAAATTTACAGGCCCGCATCCGGGGAATGCTGCTCATGGCTTTTTCCAATAAATTTGGCTATATCGTCTTGAGCACCAGTAATAAAAGCGAATTTGCCATGGGATATTCCACTCTATATGGTGATATGTGCGGGGGCTTAGCTGTCCTCAGTGATGTGACAAAGCAGCAAATTTATGCCTTGGCCGAGTGGATTAATCGCCATGAAGAGATCATTCCTTGGAATACCATCCGCCGCCCTCCCTCTGCCGAGCTGCGTCATGACCAAAAAGATTCCGACTCCCTTCCCGATTATGCCATTGTCGATCACGTTCTACAAGCTTATGTTGAAGATCATCGCTCTCCTCAATGGATTGCAGATCACTTTCAGTATCCCTTGCCTCTTGTAGAAGAGCTGATTAAAAAAATCCACAATAATGAATATAAACGGAGGCAGGCTCCTCCAGGTCTTCGCGTATCGGAAAAAGCCTTTTCTGTCGGGAGACGCTTTCCAATCGTACAAAGATGGATGTAA
- the nqrF gene encoding NADH:ubiquinone reductase (Na(+)-transporting) subunit F — MVHQTFLPYIILGEVGGFDPLLSLYAIAAFIVIGVGLAALILFTKAKFVTSDMCTIKINEDDALTIHTQGGGTLLNALTSHGIPIPSPCGGKATCKQCKVQIVDGASVPLQTDIDTFSKKQLKEGWRLSCQSKVKGDIHVHVDEHALGVKEWTATVLSNENVATFIKELIVEIPEGAEVPYRSGGYLQFHVPPFKTNTEDWKATMDPKFYQDWEKYGLFGKELDFSNLPASPNETIRAYSMASYPAEGRKLIFNIRIATPPFINGKIRDDVPWGICSSYTFGLKPGDKLRLSGPYGESFMINDDRELVFLIGGAGSSFGRSHILHLFNTENTHRKLSMWYGARSLKENIYQKEYEELQAKHPNFSYKLVLSEPLPEDLAAGWPAKDPVKTNFLFRAFEEGQLKKMDYPEESLFYVCGPPMHNKSILKLLDDYGVPRENIILDDFGS; from the coding sequence ATGGTACATCAGACTTTTCTACCGTATATTATTTTAGGTGAAGTGGGAGGATTCGACCCCCTATTGAGTTTGTATGCAATTGCAGCTTTTATTGTCATTGGTGTTGGGTTAGCGGCTTTGATTCTTTTTACCAAAGCGAAGTTTGTCACCTCTGACATGTGTACGATTAAAATTAATGAAGACGATGCACTTACGATTCATACACAAGGTGGCGGAACGCTCCTCAATGCTTTGACCTCGCATGGCATCCCTATTCCGAGCCCATGTGGCGGTAAGGCGACTTGTAAGCAGTGCAAGGTGCAAATCGTCGATGGTGCAAGCGTTCCTCTACAGACAGATATTGACACTTTTTCAAAAAAGCAGCTCAAAGAGGGATGGCGCCTGTCTTGTCAATCGAAGGTTAAAGGAGATATACACGTCCATGTTGATGAACATGCCTTAGGTGTTAAGGAATGGACGGCAACGGTTTTGAGTAATGAGAATGTGGCAACTTTCATTAAAGAATTGATTGTTGAAATCCCGGAAGGAGCAGAAGTTCCTTACCGATCGGGAGGGTATTTACAGTTTCACGTTCCTCCTTTTAAAACCAATACGGAAGATTGGAAAGCAACGATGGATCCCAAATTCTACCAGGATTGGGAAAAATATGGCCTTTTTGGCAAAGAGTTGGATTTTTCCAATTTGCCTGCAAGTCCCAATGAAACGATTCGAGCGTATTCGATGGCCTCTTATCCGGCCGAGGGGCGAAAACTTATTTTCAATATCCGCATTGCAACTCCCCCTTTTATCAATGGAAAGATTCGCGATGATGTGCCTTGGGGAATCTGTTCGTCCTATACCTTCGGGTTAAAACCGGGAGACAAGCTGCGTTTATCCGGCCCTTATGGGGAATCCTTTATGATTAATGATGACCGTGAATTAGTTTTCTTAATCGGAGGGGCAGGCTCTTCATTTGGCCGCAGCCATATCCTTCATCTATTTAATACGGAAAACACACACCGCAAACTCTCGATGTGGTATGGGGCACGCTCTTTAAAAGAAAATATTTATCAAAAAGAATATGAAGAGCTGCAAGCCAAGCATCCTAACTTCAGCTATAAGCTTGTTCTATCCGAGCCCCTGCCAGAGGATCTGGCTGCTGGGTGGCCTGCGAAAGATCCAGTTAAAACGAATTTCCTTTTCAGAGCTTTTGAAGAGGGGCAGCTCAAGAAGATGGATTATCCGGAAGAAAGTCTTTTTTATGTGTGCGGACCTCCTATGCACAACAAGAGTATACTGAAGCTTTTAGATGATTATGGCGTTCCTCGCGAAAACATCATCTTGGATGACTTTGGTAGTTAG
- a CDS encoding Rid family detoxifying hydrolase, producing the protein MANFKKIETMHAPQTIGPYSQAVLADKHLYVSGQLPIDPATGKLEKADIRLQVERVLSNLEAILKTADCTFQDVVRCDVFLKDLNDFAVVNEAYGKCFTQPIPPARQTIQVARLPLDALVEISCIAIKA; encoded by the coding sequence ATGGCTAATTTTAAAAAAATTGAAACCATGCATGCCCCTCAAACCATCGGACCTTACTCACAAGCAGTATTAGCCGATAAACACCTTTACGTTTCGGGCCAACTTCCAATCGATCCAGCAACGGGCAAACTCGAAAAGGCGGATATTCGCTTGCAAGTCGAACGGGTATTGAGCAATTTAGAAGCAATTCTTAAAACTGCTGATTGTACCTTTCAAGATGTGGTTCGCTGCGATGTCTTTTTAAAAGACTTAAATGATTTTGCCGTTGTCAATGAAGCTTATGGCAAATGCTTTACCCAACCCATACCACCGGCAAGGCAAACAATTCAAGTTGCCCGCCTTCCCTTAGATGCCTTGGTAGAAATTTCCTGCATTGCCATTAAGGCCTGA
- the htpG gene encoding molecular chaperone HtpG, whose amino-acid sequence MEKGSLQIHSENILPIIKKWLYSDKDIYVRELVSNACDAIQKVKILRDQGLVEVKDEDFRIDIQINKEAHTLTFTDNGIGMDAEEVKKYIAQIAFSGAEEFLSNYQSNNENDQIIGHFGLGFYSAYMVADKVEINTLSYKPDSEPVLWTCDGSSDYELDRGTRETRGTEITLFIGKEHDECLDPELIGKILTHYCSFLPYPIYLDGKRINEYEPLWIKPASECTKEDYLKFYHELFPLEEDPLFWVHLNVDYPFRLKGILYFPKIRRDFDMNKSSVSLYCNRVFVSDTCKDLIPNYLTVLKGVIDSPDIPLNVSRSYLQMDRTVRQLANHISKKVSDSLASLYKTDRERFIQAWQDSSLIVKLGILEDEKFYERAKEFLIWKNTDKEWTTIADYLDRNQEKAKNKIFYTIDEKHAAHVLDIYRKQGIEILCANTPLDPYLINFLETKLSPVSFQRIDAEVHDNIVDKSREKTVLDAEGKTEAVKLEDFVRSKLNDETVDVQAKSLASDALPGFILIDEKQRRMREYMMRLDPEERNLQMDLFNKKTFVINTNNSLVESIEKLDRKNPELAKELIQEVYELALLSQREMDPHALHEFINRSNRVLEALTKEALKNL is encoded by the coding sequence ATGGAAAAAGGATCTCTTCAAATCCACAGCGAAAACATTTTACCCATTATTAAAAAATGGCTGTATTCAGACAAAGACATCTATGTGCGTGAACTCGTCTCCAATGCTTGTGACGCCATTCAAAAAGTCAAGATCCTGCGCGATCAAGGCCTTGTTGAAGTCAAAGATGAGGATTTCCGCATCGACATCCAAATCAACAAAGAGGCCCATACCCTAACGTTTACTGACAACGGAATCGGGATGGATGCTGAAGAAGTTAAAAAATATATCGCCCAAATTGCCTTTTCTGGTGCAGAAGAGTTTTTGAGCAATTACCAGTCTAACAATGAAAATGACCAAATCATCGGCCACTTTGGCTTAGGATTTTATTCTGCTTACATGGTCGCAGACAAGGTCGAAATCAATACCCTATCCTATAAGCCGGATTCTGAACCAGTCTTGTGGACTTGCGATGGTTCGTCAGACTATGAGCTCGATCGTGGCACGCGTGAAACAAGAGGAACTGAAATCACGCTTTTCATTGGTAAAGAACACGACGAATGCCTGGATCCAGAACTCATTGGAAAAATTCTTACTCACTACTGTTCCTTCCTTCCCTACCCCATCTACCTCGATGGCAAACGAATCAATGAATACGAACCGCTATGGATTAAGCCAGCATCCGAATGTACGAAAGAAGACTATCTCAAATTTTATCATGAGCTTTTCCCATTAGAAGAAGATCCGCTTTTTTGGGTTCATCTAAACGTTGACTATCCTTTCCGCTTAAAAGGGATTCTCTACTTCCCCAAAATACGGCGCGATTTCGATATGAACAAGAGCAGCGTCAGCCTGTATTGCAATCGGGTCTTTGTATCAGACACCTGCAAAGATTTAATCCCTAACTATTTGACCGTTTTAAAAGGGGTCATCGACAGCCCGGATATCCCTTTGAATGTATCTAGAAGCTACTTACAAATGGACCGCACTGTAAGGCAGCTTGCGAACCACATCTCGAAAAAGGTATCGGATAGCTTGGCAAGCCTCTATAAAACAGATAGAGAACGCTTTATTCAAGCCTGGCAAGACAGCTCTCTCATTGTCAAATTGGGTATTCTAGAAGACGAAAAATTCTACGAACGCGCCAAGGAATTCTTGATTTGGAAAAATACAGATAAAGAGTGGACGACAATTGCCGACTACTTAGATCGCAATCAAGAAAAAGCAAAAAATAAAATTTTCTATACGATCGATGAAAAGCATGCCGCTCATGTCCTGGACATTTACCGCAAGCAAGGGATTGAAATTTTATGCGCCAATACTCCCCTCGATCCCTATCTCATCAATTTCCTAGAAACCAAACTGAGCCCTGTCTCGTTCCAGCGCATTGACGCCGAAGTGCATGACAACATCGTCGATAAGAGCCGCGAGAAAACAGTCTTAGACGCCGAAGGAAAAACTGAGGCTGTCAAATTGGAAGATTTTGTGCGCTCCAAACTGAATGACGAAACAGTTGACGTCCAGGCTAAAAGCTTGGCCTCCGATGCTTTACCGGGTTTCATTTTAATCGATGAAAAGCAAAGAAGAATGCGCGAATACATGATGCGTTTAGATCCGGAAGAGAGAAACCTGCAGATGGATCTATTCAACAAGAAAACGTTTGTCATCAACACAAATAACTCTTTGGTTGAATCAATTGAAAAACTCGATCGCAAGAACCCAGAGCTAGCTAAAGAACTCATTCAGGAAGTCTATGAGCTTGCGCTCCTCTCTCAAAGAGAAATGGATCCCCATGCTTTGCATGAGTTCATCAACCGCAGCAACCGCGTTCTAGAAGCATTAACCAAAGAAGCTCTCAAGAACTTGTAA
- a CDS encoding purple acid phosphatase family protein codes for MFIRFYRSFVCLFFCLAYSLCQADLASDTVYLTWQKDPTTTMTVQWVSATSDKDSRLLYRARHETNWQEVEGSWLNFPQTSQYLIHRIELTNLEPDTDYLFKLLHDDKTYLFRTMQSSLLRPLRFVVGGDMYHDGIDLMIEMCQQAAKVNPSFALVGGDIAYSVGSIHLPFQKINRWIEWLQAWHRSMVTPEGRLIPIIAAIGNHDLAGHFGQTPDQAKIFSSLFPMPGESIYNVLDFSSYLSLLILDSGHANPIAGNQASWIKSALDTRQHMQHRFAMYHVPAYPSIRDFNNPHSKAIRLHWVPAFENGNLHAAFEHHDHAYKRSHPLLNNVIHPKGVLYLGDGAWGIEKVRKMKSKKQPFYLAKFASARHVIVVTLQPAEQHFMCVDHQGHMIDEYNRSLLPAKESEQQDLQEVR; via the coding sequence ATGTTCATTAGATTTTATCGCTCATTTGTTTGCCTCTTTTTTTGCTTAGCCTACTCTCTTTGCCAAGCAGACCTGGCCTCCGATACTGTTTATCTAACCTGGCAAAAAGACCCCACAACCACCATGACCGTTCAATGGGTGAGTGCAACGAGTGATAAGGACAGCCGCCTGCTTTATCGGGCAAGGCATGAAACGAATTGGCAAGAAGTCGAAGGCTCCTGGCTTAATTTTCCACAAACGTCTCAATACCTCATTCACCGGATCGAACTGACGAATTTAGAGCCCGATACCGATTATCTATTCAAATTGTTGCATGATGACAAAACCTATCTTTTCCGTACCATGCAGTCTTCTCTGCTTCGCCCTCTTCGCTTCGTTGTGGGCGGTGATATGTATCACGATGGAATCGATTTGATGATTGAAATGTGCCAACAAGCAGCAAAAGTCAATCCATCCTTTGCACTCGTGGGCGGCGACATTGCCTATTCGGTAGGATCGATCCACCTTCCTTTTCAAAAAATTAACCGCTGGATCGAGTGGCTCCAAGCTTGGCATCGCTCCATGGTTACACCGGAAGGACGCCTCATTCCAATCATTGCAGCAATCGGGAACCATGACCTGGCAGGCCACTTCGGCCAAACGCCCGACCAGGCAAAAATTTTCAGTTCCCTTTTCCCCATGCCAGGCGAAAGTATTTACAACGTTTTGGATTTTAGCTCTTATTTAAGCCTCTTGATTCTCGATTCAGGCCACGCCAATCCCATTGCCGGCAATCAAGCCAGCTGGATCAAAAGCGCGCTCGACACAAGGCAGCACATGCAGCACCGCTTCGCCATGTATCATGTACCCGCATATCCATCCATACGCGACTTTAATAATCCCCACAGCAAAGCCATCCGCCTTCATTGGGTGCCTGCATTCGAAAACGGCAATCTCCACGCCGCTTTTGAACACCACGACCACGCTTACAAAAGAAGCCACCCTCTTTTAAATAATGTCATTCATCCAAAAGGGGTCCTTTACTTAGGGGATGGAGCATGGGGCATTGAAAAAGTACGCAAAATGAAGAGCAAAAAGCAGCCTTTTTATCTGGCCAAGTTTGCCTCGGCTCGCCATGTGATTGTCGTTACCCTTCAACCGGCTGAGCAACATTTCATGTGCGTGGATCATCAAGGGCACATGATTGACGAATATAACCGCTCGCTACTTCCCGCAAAGGAAAGCGAGCAACAAGACTTGCAAGAGGTTCGCTAA
- a CDS encoding SUMF1/EgtB/PvdO family nonheme iron enzyme has product MKKVQLLIGIILFHFFLLMRINAAQLLSPEMGTLIITYQTDQQGQRLDRIRFWLINEKQEKTLYPKKDEFVANNHTCSERTVVISHLPPGRYNIEFVLPNTDHFFERPPIRNIHLTAGSVLKIDQAIRLKPSEKKTDEIAMAGLKETSAVIYINNLTPLPPPLPYPPIPRPILPPPGFPLRLANFSLTVNRTVNWKLMADGRIINASVGSVSNLPIPPGFDYYVVADDIPGYTLKIIPEPPFDANPGDNLKVELFYQRDFGYVSLDTALPPQETHLTLTLTPLQDIQQPPFQINLTAQAGKIFWQSGSLGTGPYIVSYQLPATLLPVPSQQIFIEKGRYTVLTPRFMSKSSLDISTDLSQAIFTLLTEEGQEVGQGRGSHYTFSNLDPGYYILQFSSTDTQLFAAPSDQKIFIAPNQQAKVDVNYQKSGRLTVSSNIDLFSVTIESENSQVKPLKENVSNRSKSLVLPEGRYWVTFDSLTPEIPSSKRQAITIKSTSPQHLFLPYDLETKAPLNQSGSEHGSSKAGIEIVSNLLEGKIEIESLEHPSDRQTVSFKGKSTFIPFQGEGRFKVIFLPASNYETPDPIILTRKAADRSTIQAIYQAETIFLEIPAGMAIIGDPFTDNRQNERPAKEVYIPAFAIAAYEVTNAQFANWLNQAFKNQRAQWDSNRPGFIIDVEGFLLCKTLKANPLAQIQASGNVFSPIPGKENYPAIEVTWYGAHAYCQDKGWRLPTEAEWEKAAGMEFSASNGHLKRYKYGFSQDTIDRSWANYREHPTNESQVMTTPVGFYNGINALPLTIEDRTQQMTHAAQSPAGAYDMSGNVWEWVASWNELETQDINKIAKGGCYDSLADGVRVSERIPLQPGHSDIFTGFRVAKTIVSPPPPAKMEKEPTPALQNTDRS; this is encoded by the coding sequence GTGAAAAAAGTACAATTACTCATTGGAATCATTTTATTTCACTTTTTCCTGTTAATGCGCATCAATGCGGCGCAGCTTCTATCACCCGAGATGGGCACACTCATTATCACCTATCAAACAGACCAGCAAGGACAGCGATTAGATCGCATTCGCTTTTGGCTTATCAATGAAAAGCAAGAAAAGACCCTGTATCCAAAAAAAGATGAATTTGTGGCCAATAATCATACCTGTTCAGAAAGAACGGTCGTCATTAGTCACTTGCCACCGGGGCGCTACAACATTGAGTTTGTGCTTCCGAATACCGATCATTTTTTTGAGCGCCCTCCAATCCGGAACATTCATTTAACGGCCGGATCGGTCCTCAAGATCGATCAAGCAATCCGTTTAAAACCGTCAGAAAAAAAAACGGATGAGATTGCCATGGCGGGCCTCAAAGAAACAAGCGCTGTGATCTATATTAACAATCTCACTCCTCTTCCGCCGCCGCTACCCTATCCTCCGATCCCAAGACCCATTTTACCGCCGCCTGGATTTCCTTTGCGCTTGGCCAATTTTTCCTTAACCGTTAATCGGACAGTAAACTGGAAACTCATGGCAGATGGGCGAATAATCAATGCCTCGGTTGGCTCAGTCTCGAATCTCCCTATCCCGCCTGGATTTGATTACTACGTTGTCGCAGACGATATTCCGGGCTATACGCTTAAAATAATTCCTGAGCCTCCTTTCGATGCAAATCCAGGCGATAATCTCAAGGTGGAATTATTTTATCAACGCGATTTTGGCTATGTAAGCTTGGACACTGCATTACCTCCTCAAGAAACGCATTTAACCCTTACCCTCACTCCTCTGCAAGACATCCAACAACCGCCTTTCCAAATCAATTTAACGGCACAAGCAGGTAAAATTTTCTGGCAAAGCGGCTCTCTTGGAACCGGTCCTTACATCGTCTCTTATCAACTGCCCGCCACGCTTCTTCCCGTACCAAGCCAACAAATCTTCATCGAAAAAGGGCGCTATACAGTTTTAACTCCCCGTTTCATGAGCAAGAGCAGCCTGGATATTTCGACCGATCTCTCCCAGGCAATTTTCACCCTCTTAACCGAAGAAGGACAAGAAGTAGGGCAAGGCCGCGGCAGCCATTATACCTTTTCCAATTTAGATCCGGGCTACTACATCCTGCAATTTTCCAGTACCGATACGCAACTATTTGCAGCCCCTTCGGATCAGAAAATATTCATTGCCCCTAACCAGCAGGCAAAAGTCGATGTCAACTATCAAAAATCGGGAAGATTGACTGTTAGCAGCAATATCGACCTCTTTTCAGTCACCATTGAATCAGAAAATTCTCAAGTCAAGCCTTTAAAAGAAAACGTGTCAAATCGCTCAAAAAGCCTCGTCCTCCCTGAAGGAAGATATTGGGTCACTTTTGACTCCCTAACGCCCGAAATCCCCTCTTCAAAACGCCAGGCTATTACAATCAAATCAACCTCCCCTCAGCACCTCTTTTTGCCTTATGACTTGGAGACGAAAGCTCCCTTAAACCAATCTGGAAGCGAGCACGGCAGCAGCAAAGCAGGAATCGAGATTGTAAGCAACTTGTTAGAAGGAAAGATAGAAATCGAATCGCTTGAACACCCGTCTGATAGGCAAACGGTTTCATTTAAGGGAAAATCGACCTTCATCCCCTTTCAAGGGGAAGGGCGCTTCAAAGTCATTTTTCTGCCTGCGTCAAATTACGAGACTCCAGACCCCATTATTTTAACGCGTAAAGCCGCTGATCGCTCGACAATTCAAGCCATTTATCAAGCCGAAACCATTTTTTTGGAAATACCGGCAGGTATGGCTATCATTGGCGATCCTTTTACGGATAATAGACAAAATGAAAGACCGGCAAAAGAGGTCTATATCCCAGCCTTTGCCATTGCAGCTTATGAAGTCACAAATGCTCAGTTTGCCAATTGGCTCAATCAGGCCTTTAAAAATCAAAGAGCACAATGGGATAGCAATCGACCAGGCTTTATCATAGATGTTGAAGGATTCCTCCTATGCAAAACGCTAAAAGCCAATCCCTTGGCTCAAATCCAGGCAAGCGGCAATGTTTTCAGCCCAATACCCGGCAAAGAAAATTATCCTGCCATTGAAGTAACCTGGTATGGGGCTCACGCTTATTGCCAAGATAAAGGCTGGCGCTTGCCAACAGAAGCTGAATGGGAAAAGGCCGCTGGCATGGAGTTTTCGGCATCAAACGGCCATCTGAAACGCTATAAATATGGATTTAGCCAAGATACCATCGATCGCTCATGGGCAAACTATCGCGAACACCCAACTAATGAATCGCAAGTTATGACGACACCTGTAGGCTTCTACAATGGTATAAATGCCCTCCCTCTAACCATTGAGGACCGCACGCAACAAATGACCCATGCGGCCCAAAGCCCTGCTGGAGCCTATGACATGAGCGGCAATGTCTGGGAATGGGTGGCAAGTTGGAATGAACTCGAAACGCAAGATATCAACAAAATCGCCAAAGGCGGTTGTTACGATAGCCTAGCTGATGGAGTACGTGTATCGGAACGCATTCCTCTACAGCCTGGCCATTCTGATATTTTTACCGGCTTTCGGGTTGCTAAAACGATTGTATCTCCACCGCCACCCGCAAAGATGGAAAAAGAGCCTACACCAGCGCTACAAAACACGGATAGAAGCTAA